A single genomic interval of Nocardioides palaemonis harbors:
- the murQ gene encoding N-acetylmuramic acid 6-phosphate etherase, whose protein sequence is MIVGVDLGKTGCRARTDAGIEAAGTGAPGLAEHGGVEAALRAVLAVLDELPRSGSVQAVAVQAVAVGAAGAEAAPAAARELARALAEALPGARTAVTSDSVAAHVGALGGRPGAVLALGTGVVALAVDAGGRRTQVDGWGPWLGDDGSGAWIGREGLRAVLMHREGRGPATALTAAATARFGDLQALPATLAAAGSTARTTATFAPDVLAAAAEDDQAAADVVARALASWVELGTSAVQAAGVPELALVGGLAAAASPTWPAEVHLVGAAGDPAAGALLLAQLTDLPHEEAVVRCGPIHVAAPRTSSVDDVDVLATEQSRPDLADLDTYDADQLVQVLLDAEATVPAALSAAAPALARAVDLARGALTSGGRLLYVGAGTPGRLAAVDAAECPPTFGVTPDQVVALTAGGEGAATQAVEGAEDDRGSAVADLDARGLTARDLVVGITASGRTPYVLAALEHARAAGAATVAVVNNPHSPVAAAADVAVEVLTGPEVLGGSTRLKAGTAQKIVLNVVSTGAMVGAGHAYGAWMVDVAASNEKLRRRARRIVREAAGVDDPTALAALEASGWRTKTALVAVLAGVDATEADRLLSEGGGRARVAVELARPLVRATS, encoded by the coding sequence GTGATCGTCGGGGTCGACCTCGGGAAGACCGGCTGCCGCGCCCGCACGGACGCGGGCATCGAGGCCGCCGGGACCGGTGCGCCCGGGCTGGCCGAGCACGGTGGCGTCGAGGCCGCGCTGCGGGCGGTCCTCGCCGTGCTCGACGAGCTGCCGCGGTCCGGCAGCGTCCAGGCGGTCGCCGTCCAGGCGGTCGCCGTCGGGGCGGCCGGCGCCGAGGCCGCTCCTGCCGCGGCGCGCGAGCTCGCACGTGCCCTGGCCGAGGCGCTCCCCGGCGCCCGGACCGCGGTGACGTCCGACTCAGTCGCCGCCCACGTCGGCGCCCTCGGCGGGCGCCCCGGCGCCGTCCTCGCGCTCGGGACCGGCGTCGTCGCGCTCGCCGTCGACGCAGGCGGGCGTCGCACGCAGGTCGACGGCTGGGGACCCTGGCTCGGGGACGACGGCAGCGGCGCGTGGATCGGTCGCGAGGGACTGCGCGCGGTGCTGATGCACCGTGAGGGACGGGGGCCGGCGACGGCTCTGACCGCTGCGGCCACCGCGCGCTTCGGCGACCTCCAGGCACTGCCGGCCACGCTCGCCGCGGCGGGCAGCACCGCCCGCACGACCGCGACCTTCGCGCCCGACGTCCTCGCCGCCGCGGCGGAGGACGACCAGGCCGCTGCCGACGTCGTCGCCCGCGCGCTCGCGAGCTGGGTCGAGCTCGGCACCAGCGCCGTGCAGGCGGCCGGTGTGCCCGAGCTCGCGCTGGTGGGCGGGCTCGCGGCCGCCGCCAGCCCGACGTGGCCGGCAGAGGTGCACCTGGTCGGCGCCGCGGGTGACCCCGCTGCCGGTGCCCTCCTGCTGGCCCAGCTCACCGACCTGCCCCACGAGGAGGCGGTGGTCCGCTGCGGCCCGATCCACGTCGCCGCGCCGCGCACCTCGTCGGTCGATGACGTCGACGTGCTCGCCACCGAGCAGAGCCGCCCGGACCTCGCTGACCTCGACACCTACGACGCCGATCAGCTCGTGCAGGTGCTCCTCGACGCCGAGGCGACGGTCCCGGCGGCGCTCTCCGCCGCGGCCCCGGCGCTCGCCCGGGCCGTCGACCTCGCCCGCGGCGCGCTGACCTCCGGCGGACGCCTGCTCTACGTCGGGGCCGGGACCCCCGGTCGGCTGGCCGCGGTCGACGCCGCCGAGTGCCCACCGACCTTCGGTGTGACGCCCGACCAGGTCGTGGCGCTCACCGCCGGTGGCGAGGGCGCCGCCACCCAGGCGGTCGAGGGTGCCGAGGACGACCGCGGCTCCGCCGTCGCCGACCTCGACGCGCGCGGGCTCACCGCGCGCGACCTGGTCGTCGGGATCACGGCGTCGGGTCGCACGCCGTACGTCCTCGCGGCGCTCGAGCACGCCCGCGCCGCCGGTGCCGCCACCGTCGCGGTGGTCAACAACCCGCACAGCCCGGTCGCAGCGGCCGCCGACGTCGCCGTGGAGGTGCTGACCGGCCCCGAGGTGCTCGGCGGCTCGACCCGGCTGAAGGCAGGCACGGCGCAGAAGATCGTGCTCAACGTCGTCTCGACGGGCGCCATGGTCGGTGCAGGCCACGCCTACGGCGCGTGGATGGTCGACGTCGCCGCGTCCAACGAGAAGCTGCGCCGCCGCGCGCGCCGGATCGTCCGCGAGGCCGCCGGGGTCGACGACCCGACCGCCCTCGCGGCGCTCGAGGCCTCCGGCTGGCGCACCAAGACCGCCCTGGTCGCCGTGCTGGCCGGGGTCGACGCGACCGAGGCCGACCGGCTGCTGTCCGAGGGCGGGGGCCGGGCCCGCGTGGCCGTCGAGCTCGCGCGGCCTCTGGTGCGGGCCACGTCGTGA
- a CDS encoding glycoside hydrolase family 3 protein, whose amino-acid sequence MSIDPTLRRLAAAVLVPGFDGTTAPPWLLDLLDDGLAGVCLFGQNVADPEQVRALTDSLHAVRPGVLVTSDEEGGTVTRLDVAAGSPWPGHATLGALDDVAVTAEVARGLGARARALGVDVVLGPVADVASEPDNPVIGERSFGADPDLVARHAAAFVRGLHAGGAAACAKHFPGHGATRTDSHLTLPELDVDEATWRRRDLAPFAAAVEAGVDCVMTAHVVVRALDDQPSTTSPRVLGLLRDELGFDGVVMTDAIDMKALSARVGRAGGAAAALRAGVDLVCVGNPVFPERYDDEAAARELVDAIALGVPGERLEEAAARVSALRMPAPGAAPTDAEALALGVRAAGAALSRRGDVGLAPGVPVLLAPSETAYAAGTRPSQLARHLDDVVAVDDPDAALRHVRGREGRPVVAVEGRSGPRSRAVVEAVLAERADTLVVHLGPDDPHAPPATHQLTSHAGGRAAALAVRHALVTDTQEDM is encoded by the coding sequence ATGAGCATCGACCCCACGCTGCGCCGGCTGGCGGCCGCGGTCCTGGTCCCCGGCTTCGACGGCACGACCGCACCGCCCTGGCTCCTCGACCTGCTCGACGACGGCCTCGCGGGCGTGTGCCTGTTCGGCCAGAACGTCGCCGATCCCGAGCAGGTCCGGGCCCTCACCGACTCCCTCCACGCGGTCCGGCCGGGCGTGCTGGTCACCTCCGACGAGGAGGGCGGCACCGTCACGCGGCTCGACGTGGCCGCCGGCTCACCGTGGCCCGGACACGCGACCCTGGGCGCGCTCGACGACGTCGCGGTGACCGCCGAGGTCGCCCGCGGGCTCGGCGCACGAGCCCGCGCGCTCGGCGTCGACGTGGTGCTCGGGCCGGTGGCCGACGTCGCTTCCGAGCCCGACAACCCGGTGATCGGGGAGCGCTCGTTCGGCGCCGACCCCGACCTGGTGGCCCGCCACGCCGCGGCGTTCGTGCGCGGCCTGCACGCCGGGGGAGCGGCGGCGTGCGCCAAGCACTTCCCCGGCCACGGCGCCACCCGCACCGACTCCCACCTGACGCTGCCCGAGCTCGACGTGGACGAGGCCACCTGGCGGCGACGGGACCTCGCGCCGTTCGCCGCCGCGGTCGAGGCCGGTGTCGACTGCGTGATGACGGCCCACGTCGTCGTCCGCGCCCTCGACGACCAGCCGTCGACCACGTCGCCGCGAGTCCTCGGGCTGCTGCGTGACGAGCTCGGGTTCGACGGCGTCGTGATGACAGACGCGATCGACATGAAGGCGCTCAGCGCCCGCGTCGGACGTGCCGGCGGCGCCGCCGCCGCGCTGCGGGCCGGTGTCGACCTCGTGTGCGTCGGCAACCCGGTCTTCCCCGAGCGCTACGACGACGAGGCCGCCGCCCGCGAGCTCGTCGACGCGATCGCGCTCGGCGTCCCGGGCGAGCGGCTCGAGGAGGCGGCCGCCCGGGTCTCAGCGCTGCGGATGCCGGCCCCCGGAGCTGCTCCGACCGACGCCGAGGCCCTCGCGCTCGGCGTCCGTGCGGCCGGCGCGGCGCTGTCGCGCCGCGGCGACGTCGGCCTCGCGCCCGGCGTCCCGGTGCTGCTCGCGCCCAGCGAGACCGCGTACGCGGCGGGCACCCGTCCGTCCCAGCTGGCCCGCCACCTCGACGACGTGGTGGCGGTCGACGACCCCGACGCCGCGCTGCGCCACGTGCGCGGACGCGAGGGCCGACCGGTCGTCGCGGTCGAGGGGCGCAGCGGGCCGCGCAGCCGGGCCGTCGTCGAGGCCGTCCTGGCCGAGCGTGCCGACACGCTCGTCGTCCACCTGGGGCCCGACGACCCGCACGCGCCGCCCGCCACCCACCAGCTCACCAGCCACGCCGGGGGGCGCGCCGCCGCCCTCGCCGTGCGCCACGCACTCGTCACGGACACGCAGGAGGACATGTGA
- a CDS encoding carbohydrate ABC transporter permease has translation MSALTTTGTAPAATGARPPRVRKRPAVRLAEGLGFVVVLAFSIFPVLIMVSTAFDSRANDGSRALLPSDLSLANFSFVLGEGGFGRYLLNSLAVGLGTVVVSGLLALLAAVAVARFRFRLRTTVLVLVLVVQMVPLEALVIPLFIQVSSLGQLNSLIALMVVYVAFSLPFAIWMLRGFVAAVPPELEEAAYLDGASWPRMFWSVLFPLVGPGLVATSVFSFITAWNEFVFAITFLDDEDKFTVAAGLRQFFTQYGTDWGSVMAGSTLITVPVMIFFIVVQKRLSEGMVAGAVKG, from the coding sequence ATGAGCGCCCTCACCACGACCGGCACCGCGCCGGCCGCGACAGGTGCCCGCCCGCCCAGGGTGCGCAAGCGCCCGGCGGTCCGCCTGGCCGAGGGCCTCGGCTTCGTGGTGGTGCTGGCCTTCAGCATCTTCCCGGTGCTGATCATGGTCTCCACCGCCTTCGACAGCCGCGCCAACGACGGCTCGCGCGCCCTGCTGCCGTCGGACCTGTCGCTCGCGAACTTCTCCTTCGTGCTCGGCGAGGGCGGCTTCGGGCGCTACCTGCTCAACTCGCTCGCGGTCGGGCTCGGGACCGTCGTGGTCAGCGGCCTGCTCGCCCTGCTGGCCGCGGTCGCCGTGGCCCGCTTCCGGTTCCGGCTGCGCACCACCGTGCTGGTGCTCGTGCTGGTCGTGCAGATGGTGCCGCTGGAGGCACTGGTGATCCCGCTGTTCATCCAGGTCAGCTCGCTCGGCCAGCTCAACAGCCTCATCGCCCTGATGGTCGTCTACGTCGCCTTCTCGCTGCCCTTCGCGATCTGGATGCTGCGCGGGTTCGTCGCGGCTGTGCCGCCCGAGCTGGAGGAGGCGGCCTACCTCGACGGCGCGTCGTGGCCGCGGATGTTCTGGTCGGTGCTGTTCCCGCTCGTCGGACCCGGTCTGGTCGCGACGAGCGTCTTCTCCTTCATCACGGCGTGGAACGAGTTCGTCTTCGCGATCACCTTCCTCGACGACGAGGACAAGTTCACCGTCGCCGCGGGCCTGCGCCAGTTCTTCACCCAGTACGGCACCGACTGGGGCTCGGTCATGGCCGGCTCCACCCTGATCACCGTCCCGGTCATGATCTTCTTCATCGTCGTCCAGAAGCGGCTCTCCGAGGGCATGGTCGCGGGGGCGGTGAAGGGATGA
- a CDS encoding carbohydrate ABC transporter permease: MTTQQVVHDDTARRDTTPAAPTPPPRRHRGLTPGWLPWALLAPALLVVGGLLVYPLLWVFSLSVQDFGLRELREGGFHWTGLDNFAEILTNPTLWRTALPNTVVFAAVCVVLTVVVGTLVALLLARLGPWGRGVLTTAIMAAWAMPAVSGTYVWVYVFDTSDGMVMRLLSSVGLADPDTTNWFTDRLAFYSIATLNVVHHGFPFVAVTVLAGLLTVPKEVLESAAIDGAGPWRRFWHITYPIMKPIFAVVVVLSTIWDFKVFTQIYLMPGGSGTDRDLLNLGTWSYLEGISQNRFGYGAAVAVVLTVLLLAVTSVYLRTLFKQKEL; encoded by the coding sequence ATGACCACCCAGCAGGTCGTCCACGACGACACCGCGCGCCGGGACACGACTCCGGCGGCACCGACACCGCCCCCGCGGCGCCACCGGGGGCTCACCCCCGGGTGGCTGCCGTGGGCGCTGCTGGCGCCCGCGCTCCTCGTCGTGGGCGGCCTGCTGGTCTACCCGCTCCTGTGGGTCTTCTCCCTGTCCGTGCAGGACTTCGGCCTGCGCGAGCTGCGCGAGGGCGGCTTCCACTGGACCGGGCTCGACAACTTCGCCGAGATCCTCACCAACCCCACGCTGTGGCGCACCGCCCTGCCCAACACGGTGGTGTTCGCCGCGGTGTGCGTGGTGCTCACGGTCGTGGTCGGCACCCTCGTCGCGCTGCTGCTCGCCCGGCTCGGGCCGTGGGGCCGCGGCGTGCTGACCACCGCGATCATGGCGGCGTGGGCGATGCCCGCGGTCAGCGGGACGTACGTCTGGGTCTACGTCTTCGACACCAGCGACGGCATGGTGATGCGCCTGCTGTCCTCGGTCGGCCTCGCCGACCCGGACACCACCAACTGGTTCACCGACCGGCTCGCGTTCTACTCCATCGCGACGCTCAACGTGGTGCACCACGGGTTCCCGTTCGTCGCGGTGACGGTGCTGGCAGGGCTGCTCACCGTGCCCAAGGAGGTGCTGGAGTCGGCCGCCATCGACGGCGCCGGGCCGTGGCGACGCTTCTGGCACATCACGTACCCGATCATGAAGCCGATCTTCGCCGTGGTCGTCGTGCTCTCGACCATCTGGGACTTCAAGGTCTTCACCCAGATCTACCTCATGCCCGGCGGGTCCGGCACCGACCGCGACCTGCTCAACCTCGGGACGTGGTCCTACCTCGAGGGCATCTCGCAGAACCGGTTCGGCTACGGCGCGGCCGTCGCGGTCGTCCTCACCGTGCTGCTGCTGGCGGTCACCAGCGTCTACCTCCGCACCCTCTTCAAGCAGAAGGAGCTCTGA
- a CDS encoding sugar ABC transporter substrate-binding protein — protein MRQRRTAAALAALALLSAGCAGGTGGGDTEIDNAGGDVDGSGKTLDVWIMEGTNADATTYFDDLGKAFEEETGAELDVQMVPWADAHDKFVKAIAGGTTPDVAEVGTTWTPEFADAGALVDLTDAVSEAGLDGDLVAGLQEAGTVDGGLYGMPWYAGVRSVIYRTDVFEDAGVEPPTSWDELVEVGETLKKANPDMITFPVPGDSEYGLYPWVWGNGGEVATDEGGTWTSQIDSTEAQEGISFYTGLATEHGFSTPAATTWDEADLSDAFSRGDVAMMIAGSWTPAALVEANPDLEGKIGAFRIPGPDGGLSPSFLGGSHLGVFDTTDDADLAFALVRLMSTGEYGAEWGEQTGFFPGTNDLVADVAGSDDPVVAPFAEQFSEAGKSVPVTPLYGQVQGKKTVSAMLQSILSGDASVEEASSAAADEMDDIFQKGS, from the coding sequence ATGAGGCAACGACGCACAGCGGCCGCCCTGGCGGCCCTCGCCCTGCTGAGCGCGGGCTGCGCGGGCGGCACCGGCGGCGGCGACACCGAGATCGACAACGCCGGCGGTGACGTCGACGGCAGCGGCAAGACCCTCGACGTGTGGATCATGGAGGGCACCAACGCCGACGCGACGACCTACTTCGACGACCTGGGCAAGGCGTTCGAGGAGGAGACCGGCGCCGAGCTGGACGTGCAGATGGTGCCGTGGGCCGACGCGCACGACAAGTTCGTCAAGGCCATCGCCGGCGGCACCACGCCCGACGTGGCCGAGGTCGGCACCACCTGGACGCCAGAGTTCGCCGACGCCGGAGCGCTCGTCGACCTCACCGACGCCGTCTCCGAGGCCGGGCTGGACGGCGACCTGGTCGCCGGGCTGCAGGAGGCCGGGACCGTCGACGGCGGCCTCTACGGCATGCCGTGGTACGCCGGCGTCCGCTCCGTGATCTACCGCACCGACGTCTTCGAGGACGCCGGCGTCGAGCCGCCGACCTCGTGGGACGAGCTGGTCGAGGTGGGGGAGACGCTGAAGAAGGCCAACCCGGACATGATCACCTTCCCGGTCCCGGGCGACAGCGAGTACGGCCTCTACCCGTGGGTCTGGGGCAACGGCGGCGAGGTCGCGACCGACGAGGGCGGCACCTGGACCTCCCAGATCGACTCCACGGAGGCGCAGGAGGGCATCTCCTTCTACACCGGCCTCGCCACCGAGCACGGCTTCTCCACCCCGGCCGCCACGACGTGGGACGAGGCCGACCTGTCCGACGCCTTCAGCCGCGGCGACGTCGCGATGATGATCGCCGGCAGCTGGACGCCGGCCGCGCTCGTCGAGGCCAACCCCGACCTCGAGGGCAAGATCGGCGCCTTCCGGATCCCCGGCCCGGACGGTGGCCTGTCGCCGTCGTTCCTCGGCGGCTCGCACCTCGGCGTGTTCGACACCACCGACGACGCCGACCTCGCCTTCGCGCTGGTGCGCCTGATGAGCACGGGCGAGTACGGCGCGGAGTGGGGCGAGCAGACCGGGTTCTTCCCCGGCACCAACGACCTCGTCGCCGACGTCGCGGGCTCCGACGACCCCGTGGTCGCCCCCTTCGCCGAGCAGTTCTCGGAGGCCGGCAAGTCGGTCCCGGTGACCCCGCTCTACGGCCAGGTGCAGGGCAAGAAGACCGTCTCGGCGATGCTCCAGAGCATCCTCTCCGGCGACGCGAGCGTCGAGGAGGCGAGCTCGGCCGCCGCCGACGAGATGGACGACATCTTCCAGAAGGGCAGCTGA
- a CDS encoding GntR family transcriptional regulator has product MTTLERADGSKQEQLRAAIDERLRSLGPGDLLPAERVLAQELGVARMTLRRAIDTLVADGRLVRRPGSGTFVAGQEKVSQRLAVSSFSEDMRSRGLRPDSHTVSTRLAPAGTMLAAVLGVPAQTEVLRVRRLRLADDVPMALEDLHVPASVAPGLTGADLEGASFYDLLEQRYGTRVVSGTQSVEPALVPDEEAGLLGVAPGDPVFLFERTSRLADGRVAEFVRSTYRGDRYRIVVDIFPPSPADPVDTTRTKEGTA; this is encoded by the coding sequence ATGACCACCCTCGAACGCGCCGACGGCTCCAAGCAGGAGCAGCTCCGCGCCGCCATCGACGAGCGGCTGCGCAGCCTCGGTCCCGGTGACCTGCTCCCTGCGGAGCGGGTCCTGGCCCAGGAGCTCGGCGTCGCCCGGATGACGCTGCGCCGCGCCATCGACACCCTCGTCGCCGACGGGCGACTGGTCCGCCGGCCCGGCTCGGGGACGTTCGTGGCCGGCCAGGAGAAGGTCTCTCAGCGCCTGGCGGTGTCGTCGTTCTCCGAGGACATGCGCTCGCGCGGGCTGCGGCCGGACAGCCACACCGTGTCGACGCGCCTGGCGCCCGCGGGCACCATGCTCGCGGCCGTGCTCGGCGTGCCGGCCCAGACCGAGGTGCTGCGCGTGCGACGCCTGCGCCTCGCCGACGACGTACCGATGGCGCTGGAGGACCTGCACGTCCCGGCGAGCGTCGCGCCCGGCCTCACCGGCGCGGACCTCGAGGGGGCATCGTTCTACGACCTCCTCGAGCAGCGCTACGGCACGCGCGTCGTGTCCGGCACCCAGAGCGTCGAGCCGGCGCTCGTGCCCGACGAGGAGGCCGGGCTGCTCGGCGTCGCACCCGGCGACCCCGTCTTCCTCTTCGAGCGGACCTCGCGACTGGCCGACGGCCGGGTCGCGGAGTTCGTCCGCTCCACCTACCGCGGCGACCGCTACCGGATCGTCGTCGACATCTTCCCCCCGTCGCCGGCGGACCCGGTCGACACCACTCGGACGAAAGAAGGAACGGCATGA
- a CDS encoding glycoside hydrolase family 10 protein: MTMRLLGPASSLTTATVLAAGLCLAVPGAAPAGTAARHPGGGHGHGDCAPSAATPKRQMRADWIASVVNIDWPSKPGLTAQQQRDELVALYDQAAARGLNAVVLQVRPTADTFWPSDLEPWSRYLTGTPGADPGWDPLAFAVRAAHERGLELHAWFNPYRVAMDTDRSALDPGSPAAQHPDWVVKYGGKLYYDPGLPEVRELTTRVILEVVERYDVDGVHFDDYFYPYPVAGQDFPDDATFAAHGAGFPDTVEGRADWRRYNTDLLVEGLDQRIHAAKPWVLFGVSPFAVWRNAGTDPEGSATQAGAETYDDLYADTRRWVREEWLDYVAPQVYWNIGFAVADYAVLVPWWADQVRDTDVQLYVGQATYKVGVTPAQSPAWLEPGEMSRHLTFNRDVPEVDGDIYFSAKDVRANRLGHMDLVQADHYSRPALLPVTEDVPGRAPSGVHHLRVHEGRDAVRVDWRAVRGAERYAVYAVPGRRASACDLADAAHLVAVVADGSTSWTGARAGATTTYVVTALDRAHRESRPASRTTHRHHHPTKGGR; this comes from the coding sequence ATGACCATGCGCCTGCTCGGGCCAGCATCCTCGCTCACCACCGCCACCGTCCTCGCCGCCGGCCTCTGCCTGGCCGTTCCGGGCGCCGCCCCTGCTGGTACCGCCGCCCGCCACCCGGGCGGCGGACACGGGCACGGAGACTGCGCACCGTCCGCGGCCACGCCGAAGCGGCAGATGCGCGCCGACTGGATCGCGAGCGTCGTCAACATCGACTGGCCATCGAAGCCCGGCCTCACGGCCCAGCAGCAGCGCGACGAGCTGGTCGCTCTGTACGACCAGGCCGCCGCCCGCGGGCTCAACGCCGTCGTCCTCCAGGTGCGACCGACCGCCGACACCTTCTGGCCGAGCGACCTCGAGCCGTGGTCGCGCTACCTCACCGGCACGCCCGGCGCCGACCCCGGCTGGGACCCGCTCGCCTTCGCGGTGCGCGCGGCGCACGAGCGTGGCCTCGAGCTGCACGCCTGGTTCAACCCCTACCGCGTGGCGATGGACACCGATCGCAGCGCGCTGGACCCCGGCAGCCCCGCCGCGCAGCACCCGGACTGGGTGGTGAAGTACGGCGGCAAGCTCTACTACGACCCCGGGCTGCCCGAGGTCCGCGAGCTCACCACACGGGTGATCCTCGAGGTCGTCGAGCGCTACGACGTCGACGGCGTGCACTTCGACGACTACTTCTACCCCTACCCGGTCGCCGGCCAGGACTTCCCGGACGACGCGACGTTCGCCGCCCACGGCGCGGGCTTCCCCGACACGGTCGAGGGTCGCGCCGACTGGCGCCGGTACAACACCGACCTGCTGGTCGAGGGGCTCGACCAGCGGATCCACGCCGCGAAGCCGTGGGTGCTCTTCGGCGTCTCGCCGTTCGCGGTGTGGCGCAACGCCGGCACCGACCCCGAGGGCTCGGCCACCCAGGCCGGCGCCGAGACCTACGACGACCTCTACGCCGACACCCGCCGCTGGGTGCGCGAGGAGTGGCTCGACTACGTCGCGCCGCAGGTCTACTGGAACATCGGCTTCGCCGTCGCCGACTACGCCGTCCTGGTGCCGTGGTGGGCCGACCAGGTCCGCGACACCGACGTCCAGCTCTACGTCGGCCAGGCCACCTACAAGGTCGGCGTCACCCCGGCCCAGTCGCCGGCGTGGCTCGAGCCCGGGGAGATGAGCCGCCACCTCACCTTCAACCGCGACGTGCCCGAGGTCGACGGCGACATCTACTTCTCCGCCAAGGACGTCCGGGCCAACCGGCTCGGCCACATGGACCTCGTCCAGGCCGACCACTACTCACGCCCGGCCCTCCTGCCGGTCACCGAGGACGTCCCCGGTCGGGCGCCGAGCGGCGTCCACCACCTGCGGGTCCACGAGGGCCGCGACGCCGTGCGGGTCGACTGGCGCGCGGTCCGCGGCGCCGAGCGCTACGCCGTCTACGCCGTCCCCGGCCGCCGCGCCTCGGCGTGCGACCTCGCCGACGCCGCGCACCTCGTCGCCGTCGTCGCGGACGGCTCGACCTCCTGGACGGGGGCGCGCGCGGGCGCCACCACGACGTACGTCGTGACCGCCCTCGACCGGGCTCACCGCGAGAGCCGCCCGGCCTCGCGCACCACCCACCGCCACCACCACCCCACGAAGGGCGGGCGATGA
- a CDS encoding Fpg/Nei family DNA glycosylase — protein MPEGHTIHRLARRHARLLGGQRVTADSPQGRFEDGARLLDGRVLDATDAWGKHLFHRYDDLWLHVHLGLYGKFRDGALPAPPPRGALRLRLLGEASWLELRGPTACEVLTDAERRVVLDRLGPDPLRRRPDVDAFVDRVRRSRAPIGRMLMDQAVIAGVGNIYRAEVLFRQRIDPFLPGRQVEESLVLAVWDDLVGLLRAGVRAGRIVTTHPEDRERPSGRPRRVDAHYVYGRAALPCRVCATPVQDALVAARRLFWCPVCQA, from the coding sequence GTGCCAGAGGGACACACCATCCACCGCCTCGCGCGACGTCACGCGCGCCTCCTCGGTGGGCAGCGAGTCACCGCCGACAGCCCGCAGGGCCGCTTCGAGGACGGTGCGAGGCTGCTCGACGGTCGCGTCCTGGACGCGACGGACGCCTGGGGCAAGCACCTCTTCCACCGCTACGACGACCTCTGGCTGCACGTGCACCTCGGGCTCTACGGCAAGTTCCGTGACGGCGCACTGCCCGCTCCCCCGCCCCGCGGCGCGCTCCGGCTGCGCCTGCTCGGCGAGGCGTCGTGGCTCGAGCTGCGGGGGCCGACGGCGTGCGAGGTCCTGACCGACGCCGAGCGGAGGGTGGTGCTCGACCGGCTCGGCCCGGACCCGCTGCGGCGCCGTCCCGACGTCGACGCCTTCGTCGACCGCGTACGCCGCAGCCGGGCTCCGATCGGCCGCATGCTGATGGACCAGGCGGTCATCGCTGGCGTGGGCAACATCTACCGCGCCGAGGTGCTCTTCCGGCAGCGGATCGACCCGTTCCTGCCCGGCCGGCAGGTCGAGGAGTCCCTGGTGCTCGCGGTGTGGGACGACCTGGTCGGCCTGCTGCGCGCCGGCGTCCGGGCCGGGCGGATCGTCACGACCCACCCGGAGGACCGCGAGCGGCCGTCAGGGCGCCCGCGTCGCGTCGACGCCCACTACGTCTACGGCCGCGCCGCCTTGCCGTGTCGGGTCTGCGCGACGCCGGTGCAGGACGCCCTGGTCGCGGCCCGGCGGCTGTTCTGGTGCCCGGTCTGCCAGGCCTGA